The Acropora muricata isolate sample 2 chromosome 5, ASM3666990v1, whole genome shotgun sequence genome includes a window with the following:
- the LOC136917721 gene encoding nocturnin-like produces the protein MNKMAASQGGLPARKEVLNRLEHALKTFPPLLERTLVSCDSEEVSLGKRKVSEFRVMQWNILADALSSSSPTENFIKCPAVALEWSNRKLRSLQEILTFDPDVIALQEVDHFEDYYLPSLKELGYHGLFVPKRDSPCLKFDHNSGPDGCALFYDTERFSLINHTDVALKDLDGNLSSQVALIANLFDKVQGRTLCCGVAHFKAKESFRDLRLKQGNDLLKCITESLGDDKTVIICGDFNAEPSEPVCQLMEKNQFVCLKNSHVSATGENPEFTTWKFRPADLEVKHTIDYIWHSPNLRVTGYVKIPDSDSMPENRLPCLQYPSDHLSLVFDFCWG, from the exons ATGAACAAGATGGCCGCTAGCCAAGGAGGTCTACCTGCACGGAAAGAAGTCTTGAATCGTTTGGAGCATGCCTTAAAGACGTTTCCACCGTTGTTGGAAAGAACACTTGTGAGCTGCGATAGCGAAGAAGTTTCACTGGGAAAGAGAAAAGTTTCAGAATTCCGTGTAATGCAATGGAATATCCTTGCAGATG ccTTGAGCAGTTCAAGTCCAACTGAAAATTTTATCAAGTGCCCTGCAGTGGCTCTTGAATGGTCAAACAGAAAACTACGATCACTTCAAGAAATTCTGACATTTGACCCTGATGTCATAGCACTGCAGGAAGTTGATCATTTTGAGGATTATTATCTGCCTTCACTCAAGGAGCTCGGTTATCATGGATTGTTTGTTCCGAAGAGAGACTCTCCCTGTCTTAAGTTTGATCACAACTCTGGCCCTGATGGCTGTGCGTTGTTTTATGACACAGAGCGTTTTTCATTGATTAACCACACAGATGTGGCTTTGAAGGATTTAGATGGAAATTTATCAAGTCAAGTTGCATTAATTGCCAATCTGTTTGATAAGGTGCAAGGCAGGACGCTTTGTTGTGGAGTGGCACATTTCAAGGCCAAAGAGAGCTTCCGAGACTTGCGGCTCAAGCAAGGAAATGATTTGTTGAAGTGCATTACTGAATCCTTGGGGGATGACAAGACAGTTATAATATGTGGGGATTTTAACGCTGAACCGTCAGAACCTGTTTGCCAATTAATGGAGAAAAACCAATTTGTGTGCTTGAAAAATTCACATGTCTCTGCAACAGGAGAAAATCCAGAATTCACAACCTGGAAGTTTCGTCCTGCTGATCTTGAAGTAAAACATACTATAGATTACATTTGGCACTCGCCAAACCTTAGGGTAACAGGGTATGTGAAGATCCCGGATAGTGACAGTATGCCAGAGAATCGGCTACCATGTTTGCAGTATCCTTCGGATCATTTATCTCTGGTGTTTGACTTTTGTTGGGGATGA
- the LOC136917706 gene encoding lysosome membrane protein 2-like gives MGAKDSCCCCCGKRVFLMSFFLATGVVLVALGLVFRFNVGGIVSYVEEMEVDKDVQLKPGSFVFKEWTRPSTPMYMKYFVFHVSNPDQIINGSAIPNVTQKGPYSYREIRTNEVLNWTADQSVVTFMPNRSYVFDPETSCAGCDDKNDSFVTVNIPLLTVALWLRNTDYKKKHSWCFLGLQIEASHFNVKLFHRKTVHEILWGYTDPFLEFLKHPIGSCPGQKGLSSYVQLQYNNTYYGISAVNTGQLDINKLEQYAMWRGRSNLTWWSDKYANMINGTDGTQFSPEVSKNAVYYAFSPEICRSVFFTYESTVTLKEIKLYRFTAPKELYLSGDVYPPNKGFCVPQCLPSGCLNVSLCQPQNPPVVISPPHFYLGNESLVKAVTGLHPNKSLHQTFVDIEPITGIVMNAAKRVQINVALQSVDTLEQTTGKFQDVIFPVMFASETGMISDAKAAEFRRKVYRPIALSHDAEYAAIAVGVLCILFAIVLFVTSSSSNKPRCYRLKMPGTVEEKKTLVNESNGGNKVYT, from the exons ATGGGTGCCAAGGActcttgttgctgttgttgcggGAAGAGGGTTTTtctaatgtctttttttttagccaCGGGAGTGGTCCTCGTTGCTCTTGGTTTGGTGTTTCGATTCAATGTTGGTGGAATTGTTTCTTACGTAGAGGAGATGGAGGTGGACAAG GATGTGCAGCTGAAACCTGGTAGCTTCGTATTCAAAGAATGGACAAGGCCTTCCACACCTATGTACATGAAGTACTTTGTGTTTCATGTGTCCAATCCAGATCAAATAATCAATGGTTCTGCAATTCCCAATGTGACACAGAAGGGGCCATATTCGTACAG AGAAATACGTACAAATGAAGTGCTGAACTGGACAGCAGATCAAAGTGTTGTAACATTCATGCCAAACAGATCATACGTATTTGATCCAGAAACGTCTTGTGCTGGTTGTGATGATAAAAATGATTCATTTGTGACTGTCAATATCCCGTTATTG ACTGTTGCTTTGTGGCTAAGAAACACAGACTACAAGAAAAAGCATTCCTGGTGCTTTTTGGGACTGCAGATTGAAGCTAGCCATTTCAATGTCAAACTTTTTCATCGCAAAACAGTGCATGAAATTCTTTGGGGATACACAGATccatttttggaatttttaaagCATCCAATTGGCTCATGCCCAGGGCAAAAAGGATTGTCATCTTACGTGCAGCTGCAG TACAACAACACATATTATGGCATTAGTGCTGTGAATACTGGACAACTTGATATCAATAAGCTAGAGCAATATGCTATGTGGAGAGGAAGATC AAATTTGACTTGGTGGAGTgacaaatatgcaaatatgATCAATGGAACAG ATGGAACCCAGTTTTCACCTGAAGTGTCAAAGAATGCTGTATACTATGCCTTTTCACCAGAAATATGTAG ATCTGTCTTCTTTACGTATGAATCAACAGTtactttaaaagaaataaaactgtaCCGTTTTACCGCTCCGAAAGAACTTTACCTTTCCGGTGATGTTTATCCGCCAAACAAAGGATTCTGCGTCCCTCAATGTTTGCCAAGTGGCTGTCTCAATGTCAGTCTATGCCAGCCGCAGA ATCCTCCTGTCGTAATTTCACCACCACATTTCTACCTAGGAAACGAATCCCTTGTAAAGGCGGTCACTGGACTCCACCCTAACAAAAGTCTCCATCAGACGTTCGTAGACATCGAACCA ATCACTGGTATTGTGATGAATGCTGCAAAAAGAGTCCAGATTAATGTTGCTTTGCAATCAGTGGACACTTTAGA GCAAACCACTGGCAAATTTCAAGACGTTATCTTTCCTGTTATGTTTGCTTCTGAG ACTGGCATGATCTCGGACGCGAAAGCAGCGGAATTCAGACGCAAGGTTTACCGTCCCATCGCTTTATCACATGACGCGGAGTATGCTGCTATAGCAGTGGGTGTCCTGTGTATTCTGTTCGCCATTGTGTTGTTTGTCACATCTTCTTCCTCGAATAAACCGCGTTGTTATCGGCTTAAG ATGCCAGGGACCGTTGAAGAGAAGAAAACTCTTGTCAATGAGAGTAATGGCGG AAACAAAGTTTACACATGA
- the LOC136917704 gene encoding uncharacterized protein, with translation MPHTAQSTSATMERPKASPSTITYLSIVFIAVCFLGLIQVEIELYTHRQMLRMLTQKADANTGLQSAVYEKTIDYSSDLLQRAPREVDKHELFRRHVDNENRYSNFNTVITRDEVKKEIQLALGSLTCPKDCLKSIRGRRGRPGQTGPPGKHGPRGSPGQRGVRGEKGTQGERGPQGPKGDQGPPGPKGDPGNSISAPVIVSSPVSRVVNETSTASFQCIATGNPTPEVIWLKNNGSHLAGKRIKKSPGGLMIQDVTSQDTGIYTCKASNILGVMTSSATLTVQVVPLITQKPVTVTVETGENVSLACRARGQPKPRITWRKAFGELSKENAFISDNGLTIINVTKKDAETYACAAKNLLGEVTAVAMVTVTDRLRFTTTSPKKIVAFVNARVYLHCAIQGASEIFWKRKYKSLHYIIYPDFPNGTLLLNNFSYENAGPYTCVAKNSQRSIEAVTILEIYLPSCSCIKRAIGIKRSGNYKIDPDGEGGVKAFTVYCDMRDKGMVGVTVISHDSESRTHVNHIPGCTGPGCYRKDVTYFGVNAAQLAALTQVSRNCEQFIKYECNRYSPFIERGFAWWASRNGTRMDYWGGATGYNKICGCGVTNSCSNGRKCNCPSTTGWSEDSGLLTDKSSLPVSQVRLGDLNGSHEEGFYTLGKLKCYG, from the exons ATGCCACATACAGCTCAGAGTACATCTGCAACAATGGAGAGACCAAAGGCGAGCCCGAGCACCATTACATATTTATCAATTGTTTTCATAGCTGTATGCTTTTTAGGTCTAATTCAAGTTGAGATTGAGCTCTATACTCATCGGCAAATGCTGCGGATGTTGACTCAAAAAGCAGATGCCAATACGGGCTTACAGAGCGCTGTTTATGAGAAGACAATCGATTATTCATCAGACCTGCTTCAAAGGGCCCCGCGAGAAGTAG acaaacACGAACTTTTTAGACGTCACGTGGATAATGAAAACAGATATTCAAATTTCAATACAGTTATCACCCGTGATGAGGTCAAGAAGGAAATACAACTGGCCCTGGGTAGCCTTACATGTCCCAAGGATTGCTTAAAAAGTATTAGGGGAAGACGGGGTAGGCCTGGACAGACCGGGCCCCCCGGTAAACATGGGCCAAGAGGATCACCGGGGCAAAGGGGAGTCAGAGGAGAGAAAGGCACTCAAGGAGAACGTGGCCCTCAGGGTCCAAAGGGAGATCAGGGCCCTCCAGGGCCCAAAGGAGATCCTGGAAACTCTATTTCAGCCCCTGTCATTGTGTCCTCACCAGTCTCCAGGGTTGTGAACGAAACGAGCACGGCCTCGTTTCAATGCATTGCTACAGGAAACCCAACTCCTGAAGTAATATGGCTGAAAAATAATGGCAGCCATCTGGCAGGCAAACGAATAAAGAAGTCACCTGGTGGTCTTATGATTCAAgatgtgacgtcacaagacaCTGGAATATACACGTGCAAAGCTAGTAATATTCTTGGCGTGATGACGTCATCTGCTACATTGACCGTCCAAG TCGTCCCTTTGATTACTCAAAAGCCCGTGACCGTTACAGTTGAAACTGGGGAGAACGTGAGCTTAGCGTGTAGAGCTCGTGGTCAGCCAAAACCCCGTATCACATGGCGAAAAGCCTTCGGTGAATTGTCTAAAGAAAACGCTTTCATAAGCGATAATGGACTGACCATAATCAATGTAACCAAAAAGGATGCCGAAACTTATGCCTGCGCAGCAAAAAATCTCTTGGGAGAAGTCACcgctgttgctatggtgactGTAACCGATAGGCTAAGATTTACCACAACATCTCCCAAGAAAATTGTTGCTTTCGTAAACGCTAGAGTATATCTACATTGTGCTATTCAAGGAGCAAGCGAGAtcttttggaaaagaaaatataaaagtCTTCACTATATCATTTACCCAGATTTTCCAAATGGAACTTtacttttaaacaatttttcctACGAGAACGCTGGACCATATACCTGCGTCGCGAAAAATTCTCAGCGCTCTATTGAAGCGGTAACTATTCTTGAGATCTATTTGCCGTCTTGCAGCTGTATCAAAAGAGCTATTGGCATAAAACGGTCAGGAAATTACAAGATTGACCCAGACGGTGAAGGTGGTGTGAAGGCATTCACTGTGTATTGTGATATGCGTGACAAAGGTATGGTTGGCGTGACAGTCATCAGTCACGACAGTGAGAGCAGAACTCATGTTAACCACATCCCCGGATGTACTGGCCCAGGGTGTTACCGAAAGGACGTTACTTACTTCGGTGTCAATGCTGCCCAGTTAGCAGCACTAACTCAAGTCTCACGAAACTGCGAACAGTTTATCAAGTACGAATGCAATCGTTATTCGCCATTCATTGAGCGCGGCTTTGCTTGGTGGGCATCGCGTAATGGAACAAGAATGGACTATTGGGGCGGAGCAACTGGGTATAACAAAATTTGCGGATGCGGAGTGACAAACTCGTGTTCTAACGGAAGAAAGTGTAACTGCCCGTCGACGACGGGTTGGAGCGAGGACAGTGGCTTATTAACTGACAAATCTTCTCTTCCCGTTTCGCAAGTTAGACTAGGAGACTTAAATGGTTCACATGAGGAGGGTTTTTATACACTAGGAAAACTAAAATGTTATGGTTAG
- the LOC136917687 gene encoding tetratricopeptide repeat protein 28-like, translating to MDNGDANETLYSSNRRSDYENTIDYHEKRLKIAQEIGDRPGEGTAYGNLGIAYHSLSEYRKAIEYHKRRLKIAQENGNRSGEGAAYGNLARTYHSLGDYRKAIEYHKKLLKITQEIGDRSREGTAYGNLGSTYHSLGEYGKAIEYHKKRLKIAQEIGDRSGEGTAYGNLGIAYHSLSEYRKAIEYHKRRLKTAQEIGDRSGEKAAYKNLGSTYHSLSDYRKAIKYLEKLLKIAQEIGDRSGEGAAYGNLGSSYHSLGDYRKAIEHHKKLLKIAQEIGDRSREGTTYGNLGSTYHSLGQYRKAIEYHKKQLKIAQEIGDRSGEGTAYANLDIAYHSLTEYRKAIDHEYHKGLFKIPKEITDRSEKQGGYGSLGSAYQSLGDYQKAIEYHEKRLKIAQEIGDRSGKGAAYGNLGILYQSLSDYRKAIKYHEKCLKIAQEIGDRSGEGTAYGNLGCAYQSLGDYNRAIKYHRKRLKIAQEIGDRSGEGAGYGNLGSAYVSLSQYGQAIEYLVKLLKISQEIGDRSGEGAAYGNLGCAYQSLGDYQKAIEYHEKRIKIAQEIGDRSGEGTAYGNLGCAYQILGDYQKAIEYHEKGLKIAQEIGDRSGEGAGYGNLGSAYISLSEYGQAIQYLQKLLRIAKEIGDRSGEGAAYGNLGCVYQSLGDYQKAIEYHEKQLKIAQEIGDRSGEGAGYGNLGTAYVSLSEYGQAIEYHEKLLKIAQEIGDRFGEGAAYGNLACAYQSLGDYQKAIEYHEKRLKIAQEIGDRSGEGAGYGNLGCAYQSLGDYKRAIKYQEKRLKIAQEIGDRSGEGAAYGNLGCAYQSLGDYKRAIKYHEKRLKIAQEIGDRSGEGAGYGNLGSAYVSLSEYGRAIEYHEKFLKIAQEIGDRCGEGAAYGNLGCAYQSLGDYQKAIKYHEKRIKIAQEIGDRSGEGAGYGNLACAYQSLGDYQKAIEYHEKQLKIAQEIGDRSGEGAAYGNLACAYQSLGDYQKAIEYHEKQLKIAQEIGDRSGEGAAYGNLACAYQSLGDYQRAIKYHEKRLKIAQDIGDRSGEEAGYGNLGCAYQSLGDYKRAIKYQEKRLKIAQEIGHRSGEGAAYGNLGCAYQPLGDYQKAIEYHEKLLKIAQEIGDRFGEGAAYGNLACAYQSLGDYQKAIEYHEKRLKIAQEIGDRSGEGAGYGNLGCAYQSLGDYQRAIKYHEKRLKIAQEIGDRSGEGAGYGNLGSAYVSLSEYGRAIEYHEKLLKIAQEIGDRSGEGAAYGNLGCAYQSLGDYQKAIEYHEKLLKIAQEIGDRSGEGAAYGNLGCVYQSLGDYQKAIEYHEKRLKIAQEIGDRCGEGAGYGNLGSAYQSLGDYRKTIEYLEKRLKIAQEIGDRSKEGAAYGNLGCAYESLGDYQKAIEYHEKRLKIAQEIGDRSGEGAGYGNLGSVYLSVSKYGQAIEYHEKLLKIAQEIGDRSAEGAAYGNLGITFGSLGDHRKAIEYLEKLLKIAQEVGDRSGEGAAYGNLGRSYHSLGNYPKAIEYLEKGLKIEQEIGERDREGSTYRNIGMFYFSLEQFENAADNFGCSVEAFNAIRSCLKSKDDWKIKFRELYETTYSGLWKSLLRIQKLDEALLAAERGRAQTLSDNLLIQYKLPTSLSAATIDPRETISHLLTEVSLPIIFLAIEGLTINIWFLSRGKTVIFRKGRLEGDRRENDPLRALLQSCLKEVRKEVKKPSQSLGNHFKAFYDGIIGPIVDLLGPQEDELVIVPDGALCFTPWAAVIESIKIRTVPSLTSYQLILSVPEGHHRKTGALLVGNPCFKDLEKPLDNLPGALEEAEMIASILNTRPLTGRQATKTEVMRRMSSVGLIHIATHGNALAGEIALSPNPGWATKFPQRKDYILEISDVQAANLRARLVVLSSCYSGRGRIFKGEGVVGIARAFLAAGARSVLVALWAIDDEATMVFMKSFYQHLKEGKTASAAIHQSMKSLRESEKFSKKWYWAPFQLIGDDVKIEFEADDDIIE from the coding sequence atggataacgGAGACGCAAATGAAACACTCTACAGCAGCAACCGAAGGAGTGACTATGAAAAcaccattgactatcatgaaaaacggctgaaaattgcacaagaaatcggtgatcggcccggagaaggaacagcttatggaaatcttggtatagCTTACCACTCACTAAGTGAAtatcgaaaggccattgagtatcataaaagacgattgaaaattgcacaagaaaacggtaatcggtccggagaaggagcagcctatggaaatctcgctaggacttaccactcactgggtgactatcgaaaagccattgagtatcataaaaaacttttgaaaattacacaagaaatcggtgatcggtccagagaaggaacagcctatggaaatctcggtagtacttaccactcactgggtgaatatggaaaagccattgagtatcataaaaaacgattgaaaattgcacaagaaatcggtgatcggtccggtgaaggaacagcctatggaaatcttggtattgcttaccactcactaagtgaatatcgaaaagccattgagtatcataaaagaCGATTGAAAactgcacaagaaatcggtgatcggtccggagaaaaAGCAGCCTATAAAAATCTCGGCAGTACTTACCACTCActaagtgactatcgaaaagccattaagtatcttgaaaaacttttgaaaattgcacaagaaatcggtgatcggtccggagaaggagcagcctatggaaatcttggtagtagttaccactcactgggtgactatcgaaaagccattgagcatcataaaaaacttttgaaaattgcacaagaaataggtgatcggtcCAGAGAAGGAACAACGTACGGAAATCTAGGTAgtacttaccactcactgggtcaatatagaaaagccattgagtatcataaaaaacaattgaaaattgcacaagaaatcggtgatcggtccggagaaggaacagcctatgcaaatctcgatattgcttaccactcactaACTGAataccgaaaagccattgatcaTGAGTATCATAAAGGAttatttaaaattccaaaagaaatCACTGATCGGTCCGAAAAACAAGGaggctatggaagtctcggtagtgcataccagtcactgggtgactatcaaaaagcgattgagtatcatgaaaaacgattgaaaattgcgcaagaaatcggtgatcggtccggaaaaggagcagcttatggaaatctcggtattctCTACCAATCACTAAGTGattatcgaaaagccattaagtatcatgaaaaatgtttgaaaattgcacaagaaatcggtgatcggtccggagaaggaacagcctatggaaatctcggttgtgcttatcaatcactaggtgactataatagagccattaagtatcatagaaaacgattgaaaattgcacaagaaatcggtgatcggtccggagaaggagcaggctatggaaatcttggtagtgcTTACGTCTCACTAAGTCAATATGGacaagccattgagtatcttgtaaaactattgaaaatttcacaagaaataggtgatcggtccggggaaggagcagcctatggaaatctcggttgtgcttaccaatcactgggtgactatcaaaaagccattgagtatcatgaaaaacgaataaaaattgcacaagaaatcggtgatcggtccggagaaggaacagcctatggaaatctcggttgtgcttaccaaatactgggtgactatcaaaaagccattgagtatcatgaaaaaggattgaaaattgcgcaagaaatcggtgatcggtccggagagggagcaggctatggaaatcttggtagtgcTTACATCTCACTAAGTGAATATGGACAAGCGATTCAGTATCTTCAAAAACTTTTgagaattgcaaaagaaatcggtgatcggtccggagaaggagcagcctatggaaatcttggttgtgTTTACCAATCACTCGGTGACTAtcagaaagccattgagtatcatgaaaaacaattgaaaattgcacaagaaatcggtgaccggtccggagaaggagcaggctatggaaatcttggtactGCCTACGTCTCACTAAGTGAATATGGACAagcgattgagtatcatgaaaaacttttaaaaattgcacaggaaatcggtgatcggttcggagaaggagcagcctatggaaatctcgcttgtgcttaccaatcactgggtgactatcagaaagccattgagtatcatgaaaaacgattgaaaattgcacaagaaatcggtgaccggtccggagaaggagcaggctatggaaatctcggttgtgcttaccaatcactgggtgactataaaAGAGCGATTaagtatcaagaaaaacgattgaaaattgcacaagaaatcggtgaccggtccggagaaggagcagcctatggaaatctcggttgtgcttaccaatcactgggtgactataaaAGAGcgattaagtatcatgaaaaacgattgaaaattgcacaagaaatcggtgatcggtccggagaaggagcaggctatggaaatcttggtagtgcCTACGTCTCACTAAGTGAATATGGAcgagccattgagtaccatgaaaaatttttaaaaattgcacaggaaatcggtgatcggtgcggggaaggagcagcctatggaaatctcggttgtgcttaccaatcactaggtgactatcaaaaagccattaagtatcatgaaaaacgaataaaaattgcacaagaaatcggtgatcggtccggagaaggagcgggctatggaaatctcgcttgtgcttaccaatcactgggtgactatcagaaagccattgagtatcatgaaaaacaattgaaaattgcacaagaaatcggtgatcggtccggagaaggagcagcctatggaaatctcgcttgtgcttaccaatcactgggtgactatcagaaagccattgagtatcatgaaaaacaattgaaaattgcacaagaaatcggtgatcggtccggagaaggagcagcctatggaaatctcgcttgtgcttaccaatcactgggtgactatcaaagagcgattaagtatcatgaaaaacgattgaaaattgcacaagacatcggtgatcggtccggagaagaagcaggctatggaaatctcggttgtgcttaccaatcactgggtgactataaaAGAGCAATTaagtatcaagaaaaacgattgaaaattgcacaagaaatcggtcaTCGGTCCGgggaaggagcagcctatggaaatctcggttgtgcatACCAaccactgggtgactatcaaaaagccattgagtatcatgaaaaacttttaaaaattgcacaggaaatcggtgatcggttcggagaaggagcagcctatggaaatctcgcttgtgcttaccaatcactgggtgactatcagaaagccattgagtatcatgaaaaacgattgaaaattgcacaagaaatcggtgaccggtccggagaaggagcaggctatggaaatctcggttgtgcttaccaatcactcgGTGACTATCAAAGAGcgattaagtatcatgaaaaacgattgaaaattgcacaagaaatcggtgatcggtccggagaaggagcaggctatggaaatcttggtagtgcCTACGTCTCACTAAGTGAATATGGacgagccattgagtatcatgaaaaacttttaaaaattgcacaagaaatcggtgatcggtccggagaaggagcagcctatggaaatctcggttgtgcttaccaatcactgggtgactatcaaaaagccattgagtatcatgaaaaacttttaaaaattgcacaggaaatcggtgatcggtccggagaaggagcagcctatggaaatctcggttgtgtttaccaatcactgggtgactatcaaaaagccattgagtatcatgaaaaacgtttaaaaattgcacaggaaatcggtgatcggtgcggagaaggagcaggctatggaaatcttggtagtgcttaccagtcactgggtgactatcgaaaaaccattgagtatcttgaaaaacgattgaaaattgcacaagaaatcggtgatcggtccaaagaaggagcagcttatggaaatctcggttgtgcttacgaatcactgggtgactatcaaaaagccattgagtatcatgaaaaacgactgaaaattgcgcaagaaatcggtgatcggtccggagaaggagcaggctatggaaatcttggtagtgTTTACCTCTCAGTAAGTAAATATGGacaagccattgagtatcatgaaaaactattgaaaattgcacaagaaatcggtgatcggtccgcagaaggagcagcttatggaaatctcggtattacTTTCGGCTCACTGGGTGAccatcgaaaagccattgagtatcttgaaaaactattgaaaattgctcaagaagtcggtgatcggtccggagaaggagcagcctatggaaatctcggtagaagttaccactcactgggtaactatccgaaagccattgagtatcttgagaaaggtttgaaaattgaacaagaaattGGTGAGCGGGACAGAGAAGGAAGTACTTATCGCAACATTGGAATGTTTTACTTTTCTCTTGAACAATTCGAAAACGCGGCAGATAATTTCGGTTGCTCTGTGGAAGCCTTTAATGCTATCAGGTCTTGCTTGAAGTCtaaagatgattggaaaataaagtttCGTGAGCTGTACGAGACGACGTACTCTGGCTTATGGAAGTCGTTGTTAAGAATTCAAAAGTTGGATGAAGCTTTGCTTGCGGCTGAacgaggacgagcgcagactttatctgataatttgctgattcaataCAAACTTCCCACATCCTTATCAGCTGCCACAATTGACCCCAGAGAGACAATATCTCACCTCTTGACAGAGGTTTCTTTACCAATtatttttctagcaattgaaggacttacgatcaacatctggtttctcAGCAGGGGAAAGACAGTTATATTTCGGAAAGGGAGGCTGGAGGGTGATAGAAGAGAGAATGATCCACTACGCGCGCTACTACAATCATGTCTAAAAGAAGTGCgcaaagaagtgaaaaaaccaTCCCAGTCTTTAGGCAATCATTTCAAGGCATTTTATGATGGAATTATTggtccaattgttgacttgcttggaccTCAAGAGGACGAGTTGGTCATcgttcctgatggtgcgctgtgctttaccccatgggccgcagttattgaGTCGATTAagattcgcactgttccatctcttacaagttatcaattgatcttaagtgtCCCCGAAGGCCATCATAGGAAGACAGGTGCGCTTTTGGTTGGAAATCCGTGCTTCAAAGATTTGGAAAAACCCTTAGACAACTTACCAGGTGCTCTAGAGGAagcagaaatgattgcatcaattctcaacaccagacccctaacagggagacaggcaacaaaaactgaagtaatgagacggatgtcgtcagttggtttaattcacattgctacCCACGGAAACGCACTCGctggagaaattgctttgtctccaaaccctggatgggcTACGAAGTTCCCTCAAAGAAAGGATTACATTTTGGAAATTTCAGATGTACAAGCGGcaaatcttcgagctcgtcttgtggtcttaagttCCTGTTACAGTGGACGAGGTAGAATCTtcaagggtgagggtgtggtcggtatcgcacgtgccttcttggcggctggtgctcgttctgtgttggtggccctgtgggcaatagatgacgaagctaccatggtgttcatgaaaagtttctaccaacacctaaaggaaggaaaaaccgccagtgctgctattCACCAGTCGATGAAATCCTTACGTGAATCTGAGAAATTTTCTAAGAAgtggtactgggctccattccaacttatcggagatgacgtgaagattgaattcgaggcagaTGATGACATCATagaatga